The genomic window GGCGCTGGTTGGTGCAATTTCATCCTAAGATGAACCCTAGGATTGTGGAGCAGTACAAGGCTCTGGAAAACGAGAATTTACAGTTTGTTGAAACCGATAATGTGATCCCTTTGCTGCAGGCTGGGGATGTGATGTTGTGTGACACCTCATCGATTCTGTTGATGTTTTTAATGCAGCGCAAGCCAGTGGTGACCTTTAAAAATCAGTCGCCGAAGGACCATTTGATTGATATCAGCCGAGTCGAAGAGATTGAACCCGCTTTAATGCGAGCACTGAGCCGCCCCGAAGATTTGATGGTGCATATCCATGATTATTGCAACCAAATCCATCCAACGGGTGATGGTCAATCTAGCCAACGGGTTTTGGCTGCGACAGATGCCTTGATTGATAAGGGCACAGGTTGGCTTAAACCTAAGCCTTTGAACTTGCTGAGACATTTTAAAATGCGCCGCAAGCTTGGATACTGGAAGCTGTTTTAGCCTTAGCACTGTATGGACAATGCCATATGAGCCGAACGATTAGCATGTTCGGCTTTGGCTATTTTGAGCTAAAATCCGTAGGATTTATCCCAAATTGAGTGCATGGGATCGGAAAACAGTTTTATAGTTTTCTCGCAATTTCAATGATTTCAGTTGTTGATATTGATGGCGTTCTCGGAAAGTAGACAACTTCACAAATATCCCTTAAATCATCGAAACGACCTTCCCAGTCATCACCCATTGCTAGGATGTTGGCTCGATAATAATTAATATAGTGACGCTTTTGTTCCAAAGACTCTTCAATAAAAACCTCGTTAACAAATTTTAACGAATTAATAATTTTCAAGCGACTGCATTCATCGTACAATGGGTAGCGATTTTTCTTTTTGAAATTCAAGGCGTCACTCGACACTCCAACGATTAGCTCAGAACCTAATTGGGAACATTTTTCTAAAATATTAACATGCCCAATATGGAATACATCAAATGTTCCAAATGTAATTACCCTATTACCCATTATTATTTTCTCGATGAATATTAAACTCTATTTTTATAGGGTTATGGTGAACTCGCTCGCTCTCTTTGGGGATTTGCATATAATCACCATATTTTTCAGTGAGGTATCTCTCTACGTTCTTGGG from Shewanella putrefaciens includes these protein-coding regions:
- a CDS encoding adenylyltransferase/cytidyltransferase family protein; this translates as MGNRVITFGTFDVFHIGHVNILEKCSQLGSELIVGVSSDALNFKKKNRYPLYDECSRLKIINSLKFVNEVFIEESLEQKRHYINYYRANILAMGDDWEGRFDDLRDICEVVYFPRTPSISTTEIIEIARKL